A DNA window from Chelativorans sp. AA-79 contains the following coding sequences:
- a CDS encoding ABC transporter ATP-binding protein: METTPVLHLKDLSVAFRGVRVVKGVTLTVPPGEAVGIIGETGSGKSTVARAILGLLPEETADIRFSEYQVEGQPVTRAAIPSLRGGKIAMIFQDPLSYLNPIMRIDKQIAESVRLHGKDENVDRRVDELLDLVRLPVARKSSYPHELSGGMRQRVLIAIAIACRPRLLIADEPTTALDVTTQTKVLELLHDIRKAFNTSILLISHDLGVISTLCEKVYVMRQGEFLESGSIDGVFGNPQNAYTASLLEADRLSRDESGRFKIFEGDQTW; the protein is encoded by the coding sequence ATGGAAACCACTCCAGTCCTGCATCTGAAAGATCTGAGCGTCGCCTTTCGGGGTGTGCGCGTTGTCAAGGGCGTGACGCTGACTGTGCCGCCCGGCGAGGCCGTAGGCATCATCGGCGAGACGGGATCGGGAAAGTCGACGGTTGCCCGCGCCATCCTCGGCCTTCTGCCGGAAGAGACTGCCGATATCCGCTTCTCCGAGTACCAGGTGGAGGGACAGCCCGTCACACGCGCGGCGATCCCCTCGCTGCGGGGCGGCAAGATCGCCATGATCTTCCAGGATCCGCTGAGCTACCTCAACCCGATCATGCGCATCGACAAGCAGATCGCGGAATCGGTTCGCCTTCACGGCAAAGACGAGAATGTCGATCGCCGGGTCGACGAGTTGCTCGATCTCGTTCGGCTGCCGGTCGCGCGCAAAAGCTCCTATCCGCACGAACTGTCGGGCGGCATGCGGCAGCGCGTGCTGATCGCGATCGCGATCGCCTGCCGCCCGCGCTTGCTCATCGCCGACGAGCCCACAACGGCGCTCGACGTCACGACGCAGACCAAGGTGCTGGAACTGCTGCATGACATCCGCAAGGCGTTCAACACTTCCATACTCCTGATCTCGCATGACCTCGGTGTCATCAGCACGCTCTGCGAGAAGGTCTATGTTATGCGCCAGGGCGAATTTCTGGAATCCGGGTCGATCGACGGCGTGTTCGGCAATCCCCAGAACGCCTACACCGCGTCGCTGCTGGAGGCCGATCGGCTGTCTCGAGACGAGAGCGGGCGGTTCAAGATCTTCGAGGGCGATCAGACATGGTAG
- a CDS encoding ABC transporter permease, whose protein sequence is MAAKTSPRRLQALKSSRILQLGLALSCLLLFAGIFGPSLLVDQGPNQISQSIMVPPSVDFLFGTDELGRSVLTQIVYGVRTSLVVGIAAAATAMTLGVVMGAVSGYFGGRVDSIVSRITETFQVMPTFVLAALVVAMAGTGMLKVIFIIAILAWPQSARVMRAQVMKMKSMEFVDALRCLGIPERKILWNEILPNAIPPVIPVGTLVIGQAILLEAALAFFGLTSPEVASWGRLLTSGQQYFYFAWWLTVFPGLAIVITVLTFNLVGDALNETFNPRSGHA, encoded by the coding sequence ATGGCCGCTAAGACTTCGCCGCGTCGGCTGCAAGCCTTGAAGAGCAGCAGGATTCTCCAACTAGGCCTGGCCTTGTCTTGCCTGCTGCTGTTTGCGGGTATTTTCGGCCCATCGCTGCTGGTCGATCAAGGCCCGAACCAGATTTCGCAGTCGATCATGGTGCCGCCTTCCGTCGACTTCCTGTTCGGGACGGATGAGCTGGGGCGAAGCGTGCTGACCCAGATCGTCTACGGCGTGAGGACGTCGCTCGTCGTGGGTATTGCGGCGGCGGCGACGGCCATGACACTCGGTGTCGTGATGGGGGCCGTAAGCGGCTATTTCGGCGGCAGGGTCGATTCGATCGTTTCGCGCATCACCGAGACCTTCCAGGTGATGCCGACCTTCGTCCTGGCCGCGCTTGTGGTCGCCATGGCGGGTACGGGCATGCTCAAGGTGATCTTCATCATCGCGATCTTGGCGTGGCCGCAATCCGCCCGCGTGATGCGCGCGCAGGTCATGAAGATGAAGTCGATGGAATTCGTGGACGCGCTGCGATGTCTCGGCATTCCGGAGCGCAAGATCCTCTGGAACGAGATCCTGCCGAACGCCATCCCCCCGGTCATTCCTGTGGGGACGCTGGTGATCGGACAGGCGATCCTGTTGGAAGCCGCGCTGGCCTTCTTCGGCCTGACCTCGCCTGAGGTGGCGAGCTGGGGCCGCCTGCTGACGTCCGGGCAGCAGTATTTCTACTTTGCGTGGTGGCTGACGGTATTCCCCGGTCTGGCGATCGTGATCACCGTGCTGACGTTCAATCTCGTTGGTGACGCATTGAACGAGACGTTCAATCCGCGGTCGGGGCACGCCTGA
- a CDS encoding ABC transporter permease gives MRSFIIVRLLTSIPVILVILLVSFVLTRLVPGDPIVALVGDYPAPPEFIEERRRAFGLDQPIYLQALIYFKNLFLGDFGYSFVNRLPVMELILRRAANTLLLVVPSLVIGSIVAVLLASMAIRRPGGRLDTGLTSLILFVDSIPIFWVGQVFIIVFAVQLGLFPVQGMFNIRAIGSNVVLDFLWHWALPGSIVSTFAMVAIARVARVSMIEVSRLDFITTGMAKGLSKRRVFFRHIMPNAMIPVIAVIGYSFGQALTSSFMIEAVFGWPGIGELFLRSVGSRDYPVLQGIFLLTATLVVLSNLFSDILSSLMDPRIEYGR, from the coding sequence GTGCGATCATTCATCATCGTGAGACTTCTCACGTCCATTCCGGTCATTCTGGTCATTCTTCTGGTAAGTTTCGTGCTGACTCGCCTCGTTCCGGGCGACCCGATCGTCGCTCTGGTCGGTGACTACCCTGCGCCGCCTGAGTTCATCGAAGAGCGGCGCCGGGCGTTCGGCCTGGACCAGCCGATCTATCTGCAGGCGCTGATCTACTTCAAGAATCTGTTCCTTGGCGATTTCGGCTACTCGTTCGTCAATCGGCTGCCCGTGATGGAGTTGATCCTGCGGCGCGCGGCGAACACGCTGCTGTTGGTCGTCCCGAGCCTGGTCATCGGGTCGATCGTCGCAGTGTTGCTGGCTTCGATGGCCATCCGCCGCCCAGGTGGACGCCTCGACACTGGATTGACCTCGTTGATCTTGTTCGTCGACTCCATTCCGATCTTCTGGGTCGGGCAAGTCTTCATCATCGTCTTTGCGGTCCAGTTGGGGCTGTTCCCGGTTCAGGGCATGTTCAACATCCGGGCGATCGGTTCGAATGTCGTTCTGGACTTTCTTTGGCACTGGGCTTTGCCTGGATCGATCGTCAGCACCTTCGCCATGGTCGCTATTGCCCGCGTCGCCCGCGTGAGCATGATCGAGGTTTCGCGCCTCGACTTCATCACCACCGGCATGGCGAAGGGTCTCAGCAAGCGGCGCGTGTTCTTCCGCCACATCATGCCGAATGCGATGATCCCGGTCATCGCCGTCATCGGCTATAGTTTTGGGCAGGCGCTGACGAGCTCGTTCATGATCGAAGCGGTCTTCGGCTGGCCAGGGATCGGTGAGTTGTTTCTAAGGTCTGTCGGGTCGCGTGACTATCCCGTCCTGCAGGGGATCTTTCTGCTCACAGCCACCCTTGTGGTCCTGTCGAACCTGTTTAGCGACATCCTCTCTTCGCTAATGGACCCGAGGATCGAATATGGCCGCTAA
- a CDS encoding ABC transporter substrate-binding protein, giving the protein MVKYNKSDLRALSRIFVRALARGSVQKRGEPTVGYKSIIQNRLESLKEVFRTSSSARVEEIRTNGPSVGSGRRRMLWNSTTRVGAGLILGAGFSALALASPASAQDAQPKMGGTAVFVLEEDPNYLTRNLTTQSETGTIGCILYQGLMGIDTGGVPYPLLAKSVDISDDKLTYKFVLNDARWQDGKPVTAKDVKYTYEEISGKHSPTFMRTMTAIDKIEAVSEKEVAITLKKPYGPFLIALTCQQGAAILPEHVYAGTDPTTNKASNAEPVASGPFLLKEWVRGSHLRLVKNPDYWEEGKPYLDEVIAQIVPSGAGRTQALLSGQIDRIPWFALQISDYPLIERNPQLQLLPARKPPAMNFVSLNTTKEPFGDKRVRQALMFATDRDFLLKSAFNGQGEVSTSPFANGFPWAIDPEVDLTKMYPYDPARATALLDEAGIQRDASGKRFSMTFIIEPGEEGGSQLAAALKNMWEQIGVELIIETVQPPQSTERIAKGEANMAYHGYSSGGDPAIGWSGQFVSSMIGLNRGNAARYSNPEIDELFALAQGETDLDARGAYYKKAQKIIGEDLPILTLHNPVDKEAQGTWLKGMDNEYMFPTWRDAWVDK; this is encoded by the coding sequence TTGGTCAAATATAATAAAAGCGATTTGCGAGCGTTGTCTCGGATTTTTGTACGAGCGCTCGCGCGGGGATCAGTGCAAAAACGAGGAGAACCGACAGTGGGGTACAAATCGATAATTCAGAACAGGCTGGAAAGCCTGAAAGAGGTTTTCAGAACCTCGTCCTCGGCAAGGGTTGAGGAAATCAGGACAAACGGACCTTCGGTCGGGTCGGGTCGCCGACGTATGCTGTGGAACTCCACCACGCGGGTCGGCGCTGGCTTGATCCTTGGAGCGGGCTTCTCTGCCCTCGCGCTTGCAAGTCCTGCATCCGCGCAGGACGCGCAGCCGAAGATGGGCGGTACGGCCGTCTTCGTTCTCGAGGAGGATCCCAACTATCTGACCCGCAACCTGACCACGCAAAGCGAAACCGGCACAATCGGCTGCATTCTATACCAGGGCCTGATGGGTATCGACACCGGCGGCGTGCCATACCCGCTTCTGGCGAAATCGGTTGATATCAGCGACGACAAGCTGACTTATAAGTTCGTTCTCAACGACGCGCGCTGGCAGGACGGCAAGCCCGTGACCGCGAAGGACGTCAAGTACACCTATGAAGAGATCAGCGGCAAGCATAGCCCAACCTTCATGCGTACGATGACCGCGATCGACAAGATCGAGGCCGTCTCCGAGAAGGAAGTGGCGATCACGCTGAAGAAGCCATATGGCCCATTCCTGATCGCGCTGACCTGTCAGCAAGGTGCGGCAATCCTGCCCGAGCATGTCTACGCTGGAACCGATCCCACGACCAATAAGGCCTCGAACGCCGAGCCGGTGGCGAGCGGCCCGTTCCTGCTGAAGGAATGGGTGCGGGGAAGCCATTTGAGGCTGGTCAAGAACCCCGACTACTGGGAGGAGGGCAAGCCTTATCTCGACGAGGTGATCGCCCAGATCGTGCCCTCCGGTGCAGGGCGCACCCAGGCTCTGCTATCGGGTCAGATCGATCGAATTCCGTGGTTTGCCTTGCAGATCTCCGACTACCCGCTGATCGAGCGCAATCCGCAGTTGCAACTCCTGCCGGCCCGCAAGCCGCCAGCCATGAACTTCGTTTCGCTCAACACCACCAAGGAACCGTTTGGTGACAAGCGTGTGCGCCAGGCGCTGATGTTTGCGACGGACCGGGACTTTCTCCTGAAATCCGCCTTCAACGGCCAGGGGGAGGTAAGCACGTCGCCTTTCGCGAACGGCTTTCCCTGGGCAATCGACCCTGAAGTGGATCTGACGAAGATGTACCCCTACGATCCGGCGCGCGCCACGGCGCTTCTGGACGAGGCCGGGATTCAACGGGACGCGTCGGGCAAGCGTTTCTCCATGACCTTCATCATAGAGCCGGGAGAAGAAGGCGGAAGCCAGCTCGCCGCTGCGCTCAAGAATATGTGGGAGCAGATCGGCGTCGAACTGATTATCGAGACCGTACAGCCTCCCCAGTCGACCGAGCGCATTGCAAAAGGCGAGGCCAACATGGCGTATCATGGCTACAGCAGCGGCGGCGATCCGGCGATCGGCTGGTCCGGCCAATTCGTTTCGTCGATGATCGGATTGAACCGCGGCAACGCCGCGCGCTACTCTAATCCGGAGATCGACGAACTCTTCGCTCTCGCCCAGGGCGAAACCGATCTCGATGCCCGGGGGGCCTACTACAAGAAGGCGCAGAAGATCATCGGTGAGGATTTGCCGATCCTGACCCTCCACAACCCGGTTGACAAGGAAGCCCAGGGAACTTGGCTCAAGGGCATGGACAACGAGTACATGTTCCCGACCTGGCGCGACGCTTGGGTCGACAAGTAG
- a CDS encoding VOC family protein yields MIVGIDHIEIIVRDVKEYVEFYQKLGFKLLKWTEHHGGSAELQLPGDNQPIFEIHQLLAEENPGINHISFKVRDIDETHKQLKDAGISFYKDVHASPTTGRKNALLRDPDGWRLQLSDEKRGEGHVIQR; encoded by the coding sequence ATGATCGTCGGCATCGACCACATCGAAATCATCGTCCGGGACGTCAAGGAGTATGTTGAGTTCTATCAGAAACTGGGCTTCAAGCTCTTGAAGTGGACCGAGCACCACGGTGGCTCGGCGGAGTTGCAGCTACCCGGCGACAACCAGCCGATCTTCGAGATCCATCAGCTGCTGGCCGAGGAAAATCCCGGCATCAATCACATATCGTTCAAGGTGCGCGACATAGACGAGACGCACAAGCAGCTCAAGGACGCCGGCATCTCCTTCTACAAGGACGTGCATGCCTCGCCGACGACGGGCCGCAAGAACGCGCTGCTGCGCGATCCCGACGGCTGGCGTTTGCAGCTCTCCGACGAGAAGCGCGGCGAGGGGCACGTCATCCAGAGGTAG
- a CDS encoding fumarylacetoacetate hydrolase family protein has protein sequence MSAQAAHQEHSKSEFAVAPPPLTTIPVEGSAKLFPVRRIYCVGRNYAAHAVEMGHDPSKEPPFFFQKNPDNILLAGTDFPYPTKSSDLHFEAELVIALGKGGAEIPQAEALDHVFGYAVGLDMTRRDLQGEAKDLRRPWEVGKAFEASAPCSNIVPAAVIGHPTSGAIWLDVDSERRQTGDLNQLIWKTPEIIAYLSGLFTLAPGDLIFSGTPAGVGAVERGQTMHVHVDGVGDLKVRVV, from the coding sequence ATGAGCGCACAGGCAGCCCACCAAGAGCATTCGAAGTCCGAGTTCGCGGTGGCACCTCCGCCGCTCACAACCATCCCCGTGGAAGGCAGCGCCAAGCTCTTTCCGGTCCGGCGCATCTATTGCGTCGGCCGCAACTATGCAGCGCACGCCGTCGAGATGGGACACGACCCATCGAAGGAGCCGCCCTTCTTCTTTCAGAAGAACCCTGATAACATCCTCCTCGCCGGCACCGACTTTCCCTATCCGACCAAGTCGAGCGACCTGCATTTCGAGGCCGAGCTGGTGATTGCGCTTGGCAAAGGCGGAGCCGAGATCCCACAGGCCGAGGCACTTGACCACGTGTTCGGCTACGCCGTCGGGCTCGACATGACCCGCCGTGACCTGCAGGGGGAGGCAAAGGATCTGCGCCGCCCCTGGGAGGTCGGCAAGGCCTTCGAAGCCTCCGCGCCCTGCAGCAACATCGTGCCTGCAGCCGTGATCGGCCATCCGACAAGCGGTGCGATCTGGCTGGATGTCGACAGCGAGCGGCGCCAGACCGGCGATCTCAACCAACTGATCTGGAAGACGCCGGAAATCATCGCCTACCTGTCGGGACTGTTCACCTTGGCTCCGGGAGACCTGATCTTTTCCGGAACGCCAGCGGGCGTCGGCGCGGTCGAGCGCGGCCAGACCATGCATGTACACGTCGACGGCGTCGGCGACCTTAAGGTGCGCGTCGTCTGA
- a CDS encoding FCD domain-containing protein: MTAPDPFQAKLADILVRDEARAAFTQLQAFLAQLEPGEEGRLPAERELCEILGVSRGALRKALAIAESEGRIWRHVGKGTFLGKKPADNPTDVSNTANYASPAEVLRARLLIEPMLAAEAALNASASDLAELQLCAKRGREADTWRRYENWDNRFHSVIANATQNKVLVMTFDNLNNVRRTVAWGRRRDGSTRPSPDHHSFKEHDAIVEAILDRDSTVAERAMRDHIETVSRKMMGGSRQV; this comes from the coding sequence ATGACGGCACCAGACCCCTTCCAGGCCAAATTGGCTGACATATTGGTTCGTGACGAGGCGAGGGCCGCCTTCACTCAGCTGCAGGCATTCCTGGCCCAGCTGGAACCGGGGGAGGAGGGACGCCTGCCGGCCGAGCGGGAGCTCTGCGAGATCCTTGGCGTCTCGCGCGGAGCCTTACGCAAGGCGCTGGCGATCGCCGAGTCGGAAGGGCGCATCTGGCGACATGTCGGCAAGGGGACGTTCCTAGGCAAGAAGCCGGCGGACAATCCGACCGACGTATCGAACACAGCCAACTATGCGAGCCCGGCCGAGGTGTTGCGAGCGCGCCTTCTGATCGAGCCGATGCTCGCAGCCGAAGCCGCGCTGAACGCATCGGCATCCGATCTGGCGGAGCTGCAGCTCTGCGCGAAACGGGGGCGCGAGGCCGACACCTGGCGGCGTTACGAGAACTGGGACAACCGCTTCCACAGCGTCATCGCCAATGCCACCCAGAACAAGGTGCTGGTGATGACATTCGACAATCTGAACAATGTACGGCGCACAGTCGCATGGGGGCGCCGCCGCGACGGCTCGACCCGGCCATCTCCTGACCATCATAGCTTCAAGGAACACGACGCCATCGTCGAGGCGATCCTTGACCGCGACAGCACAGTGGCGGAGCGGGCGATGCGCGACCACATCGAAACGGTAAGTCGCAAGATGATGGGAGGCTCACGGCAGGTGTAG
- a CDS encoding RidA family protein, producing the protein MKTGISRRLVNAPDAPQTLHRRYTNALEVSGEGRTLYISGQIPTDPDGAAPEDFEAQARLAWGNVEKQLKAAGMTLDDLVKVTVFLASHDLREINAKVRWEVMGDRMVALSTVIAGPYDPAWKIEIEAIAVACSEPRS; encoded by the coding sequence ATGAAGACCGGTATTTCGCGCCGCCTCGTCAACGCACCCGATGCACCCCAGACACTCCATCGCCGCTATACCAACGCGCTGGAAGTGAGCGGAGAAGGCCGCACGCTTTACATCAGCGGGCAGATTCCAACCGATCCAGACGGCGCCGCGCCCGAGGATTTCGAAGCGCAGGCCAGGCTCGCATGGGGCAACGTCGAAAAGCAGCTCAAGGCAGCCGGCATGACGCTGGACGATCTCGTCAAGGTTACGGTTTTCCTCGCCAGCCATGATCTGCGCGAGATCAACGCAAAGGTGCGCTGGGAGGTGATGGGCGATCGCATGGTGGCGCTTTCCACGGTGATCGCTGGTCCCTACGATCCCGCATGGAAGATCGAAATCGAGGCAATTGCCGTGGCGTGTTCAGAACCCCGTTCCTAG
- a CDS encoding oligopeptide/dipeptide ABC transporter ATP-binding protein, with protein sequence MSAPLLSVRDLKVHFPIRGGLLGKPVGWVKAVDGVSLDIARGESVALVGESGCGKSTLGAAILGMQKPTSGSIRFEDREIVQGDAATRHALSRELQIVFQDPVSALNPKLTIGESIAEPLAIHGVGTRKERRQRVAELLGLVGLHPQHAERKPNAFSGGQRQRIVIARALALNPQLLILDEPVSALDVSIRSQILNLLLDLQQRLGLSYLFISHDLSVVRHFADRVAVMYLGHLVETGRTEDVFAKPVHPYTEALLSAVPLPDPVAQRSRTRIVLTGDLPSPANPPKGCKFVTRCPLAEDVCRQTHPPLVGAEGWHAACHVRAPATAAIPG encoded by the coding sequence GTGAGCGCCCCGCTGCTGTCAGTTCGGGACCTGAAGGTTCATTTCCCGATCCGGGGCGGCCTCCTGGGCAAGCCCGTCGGCTGGGTCAAGGCTGTCGATGGCGTCAGCCTCGACATCGCGCGCGGCGAGAGCGTGGCGCTGGTGGGCGAATCCGGCTGCGGCAAGTCCACGCTGGGCGCGGCCATCCTGGGCATGCAGAAACCGACGAGCGGCTCGATCCGCTTCGAGGATCGCGAGATCGTGCAAGGCGACGCGGCAACACGGCACGCGTTGTCGCGCGAATTGCAGATCGTGTTTCAGGACCCGGTTTCCGCGCTCAACCCGAAACTCACCATCGGCGAGAGCATTGCCGAGCCGCTCGCGATCCACGGCGTGGGGACGCGCAAGGAGCGGCGCCAGCGCGTTGCCGAGCTGCTTGGCCTCGTCGGCCTTCACCCGCAGCACGCCGAGCGCAAGCCCAATGCCTTTTCCGGCGGCCAGCGCCAGCGCATCGTGATCGCCCGCGCGCTGGCGTTGAACCCGCAGCTGCTGATCCTGGACGAGCCGGTCTCCGCACTCGACGTATCGATCCGCTCGCAAATCCTCAACCTGCTCTTGGACCTCCAACAGCGGCTCGGGCTCAGCTATCTGTTCATCAGCCACGACCTGTCGGTGGTGCGCCACTTTGCCGATCGCGTAGCGGTGATGTATCTCGGCCATCTGGTCGAAACGGGGCGAACCGAGGACGTGTTCGCAAAACCGGTGCACCCTTACACCGAGGCATTGCTTTCCGCCGTGCCGCTGCCCGATCCGGTGGCGCAGCGCAGCCGCACCCGCATCGTTCTGACAGGCGATTTGCCGAGCCCGGCCAACCCGCCCAAAGGCTGCAAGTTCGTCACCCGCTGCCCTCTCGCCGAAGACGTATGCCGCCAGACACATCCGCCTCTGGTGGGGGCGGAAGGCTGGCACGCCGCGTGCCACGTGCGCGCACCCGCAACGGCTGCCATTCCAGGATGA
- a CDS encoding ABC transporter ATP-binding protein produces the protein MSPVLTVEDLKVSIGGNPVVDGVSFEVNPGEILSVVGESGCGKSMTAFAVMGLLPKAAKLAGGRVMFGGTDLATVSEKHRRTMRGDDLAMIFQEPVASLNPLMPVGRQIAENLVVHGKSKGRDPRKAAIAMLEEVAIPEPEIRARQYPFELSGGMCQRVMIAMALICQPKLLIADEPTTALDVTIQAQILELLKRLRNETGTSILLITHDMGVVADMADRVAVMYAGRVIEQAPVDAIFARQEHPYTRLLLSTIPRLDGQPKTVLPSIEGMVPDIGQWPVGCRFNPRCPLADQPCIDKQPPLAPRSDTGLAACWHSGKVEAML, from the coding sequence ATGAGCCCGGTGCTGACGGTCGAGGACCTGAAGGTGTCCATCGGCGGCAACCCGGTGGTGGACGGCGTCAGCTTCGAGGTCAACCCGGGTGAAATCCTGTCGGTCGTCGGCGAATCCGGCTGCGGCAAGTCCATGACGGCCTTCGCCGTCATGGGCCTCTTGCCCAAGGCCGCGAAGCTTGCGGGCGGGCGCGTGATGTTCGGGGGCACCGACCTCGCCACCGTTTCGGAAAAGCACCGGCGCACGATGCGCGGCGACGATCTCGCCATGATCTTCCAGGAGCCTGTCGCCTCGCTCAATCCGCTGATGCCCGTCGGCCGCCAGATCGCGGAAAACCTCGTCGTGCACGGCAAGTCGAAAGGGCGCGACCCCCGGAAGGCGGCCATTGCCATGCTGGAGGAAGTGGCCATTCCGGAGCCGGAAATCCGAGCGCGACAATATCCCTTCGAGCTTTCCGGCGGCATGTGCCAGCGGGTCATGATCGCCATGGCGCTGATCTGCCAGCCGAAGCTTTTGATCGCCGACGAGCCGACGACGGCGCTGGACGTTACTATCCAGGCTCAGATTCTCGAACTCTTGAAGCGCCTGCGCAACGAAACCGGCACGTCGATCCTGCTGATCACCCACGACATGGGTGTCGTGGCGGACATGGCCGACCGGGTGGCCGTGATGTATGCGGGCCGCGTCATCGAGCAGGCGCCGGTCGATGCGATCTTTGCGCGGCAGGAGCATCCGTACACGCGGCTGCTATTGTCCACGATCCCGCGCCTCGACGGACAGCCGAAAACGGTTCTGCCGAGCATCGAGGGCATGGTGCCGGATATCGGACAGTGGCCGGTCGGCTGCCGCTTCAATCCGCGCTGCCCGCTGGCCGACCAGCCTTGTATCGATAAACAGCCGCCGCTGGCGCCGCGCAGCGACACGGGGCTCGCCGCCTGCTGGCACAGCGGGAAGGTGGAGGCGATGCTGTGA
- a CDS encoding gamma-glutamyltransferase, which yields MGEHWVVRKGEVRSDKGLVACQNWPAAEAGAAVLSRGGNAMDAAVTTALTLSVVEPWLSGIGGGGFLLRADGGSGKVDTLDFNVNSSRNIDPADYPLVEGRDGNWFNWPSVRDDRNLIGFHSICVPGAVAGLAQALERFGTISFAEALQPAIEHAKRGLTVDWFTVLCLAIDAEGLGRFPASAELFLQNGRAPRVPENGKSRTIPMPRKAAMLERLAKAGWRDFYEGEVAASIIADLNAGGSPIDAGELRDYRPLWREAIAVPFHDVTVHAMAGLSGGPTLAAAVKELATTLPEAEPLSGRAALAFARAIRRASEHRLRALGHASGESCTTHLSVVDRNGTMVSLTNTLLSRFGSKVVLPSTDMIMNNGMMWFDPRPGQPNSIAPGVRPLANMCPLIATEAGKPKLALGAAGGRQIMPAVTQILSYIVAYGMSLEEAFHAPRLDASGVRLQVNRKAKPDVAARVGDEFPVDIVEDTLYPVNFAIPSAVLRDGAENVGMAHPHHPWAAVGLERAP from the coding sequence ATGGGTGAGCACTGGGTGGTGCGCAAGGGCGAGGTGCGCAGCGACAAGGGCCTCGTGGCTTGCCAGAACTGGCCGGCGGCGGAAGCAGGCGCTGCAGTGCTGTCGCGCGGCGGCAACGCGATGGATGCGGCCGTCACGACCGCGCTGACGCTGAGCGTGGTGGAGCCGTGGCTGTCGGGAATCGGCGGCGGCGGCTTCCTGCTCCGCGCCGACGGCGGGAGCGGTAAGGTCGACACGCTGGACTTCAACGTCAATTCCTCGCGCAATATTGATCCCGCCGATTACCCGCTGGTGGAAGGACGCGACGGCAACTGGTTCAATTGGCCGTCCGTGCGGGACGACCGAAACCTGATCGGCTTTCATTCGATTTGCGTGCCGGGCGCGGTCGCGGGCCTGGCGCAGGCGCTGGAACGCTTCGGCACGATCAGCTTCGCCGAAGCCCTGCAGCCGGCCATCGAACACGCCAAGCGCGGTCTCACGGTGGACTGGTTCACTGTGCTTTGTCTGGCGATCGACGCGGAGGGGCTGGGCCGCTTTCCCGCGTCCGCCGAGCTGTTTCTGCAGAACGGGCGTGCGCCGCGCGTGCCGGAGAACGGCAAGAGCCGAACGATCCCCATGCCGCGAAAGGCGGCGATGCTGGAGCGGCTGGCGAAGGCGGGGTGGCGCGATTTCTACGAAGGGGAGGTGGCCGCCTCCATCATCGCCGATCTCAATGCCGGCGGGTCGCCCATCGACGCAGGCGAATTGCGCGACTACCGGCCGCTATGGCGCGAAGCGATCGCCGTCCCCTTCCACGACGTCACCGTGCATGCCATGGCCGGGCTTTCCGGCGGTCCGACGCTGGCCGCCGCAGTCAAGGAACTGGCGACCACCCTGCCGGAAGCCGAACCCTTGTCGGGGCGCGCGGCGCTGGCCTTCGCCCGCGCCATTCGCCGCGCGAGCGAGCATCGCCTGCGCGCGCTTGGTCATGCCAGCGGCGAAAGCTGCACGACGCATCTGAGCGTCGTGGATCGCAACGGCACGATGGTGTCGCTGACGAACACGCTGCTCTCACGCTTCGGCTCAAAGGTCGTGCTGCCGTCAACCGACATGATCATGAACAACGGCATGATGTGGTTCGACCCGCGCCCGGGCCAGCCCAATTCCATCGCGCCGGGCGTGCGCCCGCTGGCCAACATGTGCCCGCTGATCGCCACCGAGGCCGGCAAACCGAAGCTGGCGCTCGGGGCGGCTGGTGGGCGCCAGATCATGCCGGCCGTGACGCAGATACTCTCCTACATCGTCGCATATGGCATGTCGCTGGAAGAGGCTTTCCATGCGCCGCGGCTGGATGCCAGCGGCGTACGCCTGCAGGTCAACCGCAAAGCGAAACCCGACGTGGCCGCGAGGGTTGGCGACGAGTTCCCGGTCGATATCGTGGAGGACACGCTCTACCCGGTGAACTTCGCCATCCCTTCCGCGGTGCTGCGCGACGGCGCAGAAAATGTCGGCATGGCGCATCCGCATCATCCGTGGGCGGCGGTCGGGCTGGAGCGCGCGCCATGA